In Pajaroellobacter abortibovis, the following are encoded in one genomic region:
- the ribD gene encoding bifunctional diaminohydroxyphosphoribosylaminopyrimidine deaminase/5-amino-6-(5-phosphoribosylamino)uracil reductase RibD translates to MSINPYYSEQDKKWMQRALEVGRRGCPSPNPHVGACIVKDGQLVGEAHHDRAGEEHAEIAALRLAGEKAKGATIYVTLEPCNHVGRTPPCTDALLQAGISRAVIGCHDPNPHVTGGGASRLAAEGLQVTVGVEEKKAMVLIAPWAKAVTTGLPYLSLKLALSMDGRIATRTGQAKWVTGPLARQRVHAIRAKQDAIAVGIATVLSDNPQLTVREAPKGNNPIRIVFDTHLRLPLSSFLVKTAHEIPTWVLCGEQASPTLEQELAEQNITMIRVKSSAEGRIHIASALRMLASYGIVNLLVEGGAALAGSMLASQFVDQLHLFISPILLGPRGIPGAIDWGGPRSLEEAPRISEPIWEQCGNDIYVRGSLIFPPGKD, encoded by the coding sequence GTGAGTATTAACCCATACTATTCCGAACAAGACAAAAAATGGATGCAGCGTGCCCTTGAGGTAGGGCGCAGAGGCTGTCCATCCCCCAATCCTCATGTTGGAGCGTGTATCGTCAAAGATGGTCAGCTTGTTGGAGAAGCACATCACGATCGCGCTGGAGAAGAGCATGCCGAAATTGCAGCTCTGCGTCTTGCTGGAGAAAAGGCAAAAGGGGCCACTATCTATGTCACTCTCGAGCCCTGCAATCACGTAGGAAGAACTCCTCCATGCACAGACGCTCTGCTCCAAGCAGGTATCTCACGGGCAGTCATCGGATGCCATGATCCCAATCCGCATGTAACGGGAGGGGGAGCGTCGCGGCTTGCGGCAGAAGGGCTTCAAGTGACCGTTGGAGTCGAAGAAAAAAAAGCGATGGTGCTGATTGCCCCCTGGGCTAAGGCAGTGACCACAGGTCTTCCCTATCTCTCTCTCAAATTAGCGTTATCTATGGACGGCAGAATTGCCACACGCACAGGGCAAGCAAAATGGGTAACAGGACCTCTCGCCCGGCAGCGAGTGCACGCTATACGTGCAAAACAAGATGCGATAGCTGTGGGAATTGCTACTGTTCTATCCGATAATCCCCAACTGACCGTGCGTGAAGCACCCAAGGGGAATAATCCGATTCGCATCGTGTTCGACACCCATCTGCGACTTCCTCTTAGTTCTTTTCTGGTCAAAACAGCTCATGAAATTCCCACTTGGGTCCTCTGTGGGGAGCAGGCATCCCCTACTCTTGAACAAGAGCTGGCTGAACAAAACATTACAATGATTCGAGTTAAAAGTTCAGCAGAAGGGCGTATCCACATCGCGTCTGCCCTGCGCATGTTAGCCTCTTACGGTATTGTAAATCTCCTTGTAGAAGGGGGCGCTGCGCTTGCGGGCAGCATGCTCGCTAGCCAATTCGTAGACCAGCTTCACCTTTTTATAAGCCCCATTCTGTTAGGCCCTAGGGGGATACCTGGAGCCATCGACTGGGGAGGCCCGCGCTCACTAGAAGAGGCACCAAGAATCTCGGAGCCGATCTGGGAACAGTGTGGTAATGATATTTATGTACGTGGCTCCCTTATTTTTCCACCAGGAAAGGATTGA
- the rpmF gene encoding 50S ribosomal protein L32, whose protein sequence is MAVPKRRTSPSKRNMRRANHDRVVAPNLSSCQRCQEPLLSHQICPTCGYYKGRAMINKRTSS, encoded by the coding sequence ATGGCTGTCCCTAAACGAAGAACGAGCCCCTCCAAGAGAAATATGCGCCGCGCCAATCATGACCGCGTTGTTGCTCCCAACCTATCTTCCTGCCAACGCTGTCAGGAGCCACTTTTATCCCATCAGATATGCCCTACATGCGGATATTACAAAGGGCGAGCAATGATAAACAAAAGGACTTCTTCTTAA
- a CDS encoding 3-oxoacyl-ACP reductase family protein has product MFELKGKVALVTGGSRGIGRACVQAMAKQGAKVIFNYVKSQEAAEQLVSQLTQKGLQVDAVQFDVSHPEETEQAIDALIKKDGKLDILVANAGIAIDGLLLRLTEQVLNQMFDINVKGALLCAKAAAKHMIRNHFGRLIFLSSVIGETGGVGQVGYAASKAALIGGAKSIARELGSRQVTANIITPGFIETDMTSTISQARKEQLLQSIPLNRIGTGDDIAAAVVYLASEEAGYVTGQILRINGGIYI; this is encoded by the coding sequence ATGTTTGAGCTCAAAGGAAAAGTTGCACTAGTGACAGGTGGCTCTCGCGGAATCGGACGCGCCTGCGTACAGGCTATGGCCAAACAGGGGGCAAAGGTTATCTTCAATTATGTCAAAAGCCAAGAAGCCGCAGAACAGCTCGTCTCACAATTAACCCAAAAAGGGCTGCAAGTGGATGCAGTTCAATTTGATGTCTCCCATCCAGAAGAAACCGAACAAGCGATCGATGCTTTAATCAAAAAAGATGGAAAGCTCGATATTCTTGTCGCGAATGCAGGAATTGCAATCGATGGTCTTTTGCTCCGGCTCACTGAACAAGTCCTCAATCAGATGTTCGACATCAATGTCAAAGGTGCTCTCTTGTGTGCCAAGGCGGCTGCAAAGCACATGATCCGCAATCACTTTGGGCGTCTCATTTTTCTTTCAAGCGTTATTGGAGAAACCGGAGGGGTGGGACAAGTCGGTTACGCCGCCAGTAAAGCAGCGCTGATCGGAGGGGCAAAATCGATCGCACGCGAGCTTGGCTCTCGACAGGTGACAGCAAATATTATAACACCTGGTTTTATAGAAACCGATATGACTTCTACAATTAGTCAAGCCAGAAAAGAACAGTTGCTTCAATCAATCCCTCTCAACAGAATAGGAACGGGAGATGACATAGCAGCCGCTGTCGTTTACTTAGCGAGCGAAGAAGCAGGATATGTAACAGGACAAATCTTACGCATTAATGGGGGAATCTACATTTAA
- a CDS encoding peptidylprolyl isomerase — protein sequence MQFNRMVGWILLSVLQEVSCKKVPPEPLPPKQESPTSSSETQAQEGGKEGQEGRAVNDKKEAWTLAEALQGIEGKGKLLATLHTSLGTMECQLYEDKASNAVANFVGLARGIRLWRDPVSKQWVKKPAYDGTTFHRVIKDFMVQGGDPKGDGTGDPGYVIDDEIWPGAKHDRPGLLCMANRGPNTNGAQFFITHKAATHLDGGYTIFGECVDKESLQALDRIATTPVKGSSPITPVKIEKIVITRGTPRSSS from the coding sequence ATGCAATTCAACAGAATGGTAGGTTGGATTTTGCTCAGTGTGTTACAAGAGGTGTCGTGTAAGAAGGTGCCTCCTGAACCTCTTCCACCCAAACAGGAAAGTCCCACTTCCTCTTCAGAGACACAAGCACAAGAAGGTGGGAAGGAAGGGCAAGAGGGTAGGGCTGTGAACGATAAGAAAGAAGCATGGACATTAGCGGAGGCTCTTCAAGGCATAGAGGGGAAAGGGAAGCTGCTCGCCACACTGCATACCTCATTAGGTACGATGGAATGCCAGCTGTATGAAGATAAGGCCAGTAATGCTGTGGCAAATTTCGTAGGTCTCGCACGAGGAATCCGTCTATGGAGAGATCCTGTTTCTAAACAGTGGGTTAAAAAACCTGCCTATGATGGTACCACTTTCCATCGCGTGATCAAAGACTTCATGGTGCAAGGGGGTGATCCAAAGGGAGATGGAACTGGCGATCCAGGTTACGTTATTGATGATGAAATTTGGCCGGGTGCAAAACACGATCGGCCTGGATTACTGTGTATGGCTAATCGCGGGCCTAATACAAATGGAGCTCAGTTTTTTATTACGCACAAGGCTGCTACGCACCTTGATGGTGGATACACGATTTTTGGAGAGTGTGTTGATAAAGAGAGTCTGCAAGCCCTCGATCGAATTGCGACTACACCCGTTAAAGGAAGTAGCCCTATAACTCCTGTTAAAATCGAGAAAATAGTGATCACAAGAGGAACTCCTCGCTCTTCTTCATAA
- a CDS encoding DUF192 domain-containing protein, with product PPSLYAVPFLFLLLGCYRARLEDTAEGNRSTSTLSSHVSFCPAAPTAMSSLSREDVIFMDAPGQPIVHAELAQQPSEIERGLMYRLFLGEREGMLFRFQEEKEHLFWMHNTCISLDMIFLNREGRVTHLVKRAPILTDTLQGVGAISLSVLEVNAGWAVQHGVQLGQRVLFKPCVHEGGSQKCNSTEW from the coding sequence CCCCCCCGAGCCTCTATGCAGTGCCTTTTTTATTTTTATTGTTGGGTTGTTATCGAGCGCGTTTGGAAGATACGGCTGAGGGGAATCGATCTACCTCTACTTTATCATCACATGTGTCTTTTTGTCCTGCTGCACCTACTGCGATGTCTTCTCTTTCACGGGAAGACGTGATTTTCATGGATGCCCCTGGTCAGCCTATTGTTCATGCCGAATTAGCTCAGCAGCCATCTGAGATTGAACGGGGGTTGATGTATCGCTTGTTTTTAGGAGAAAGAGAGGGGATGCTTTTTCGATTTCAAGAAGAGAAGGAACACCTTTTCTGGATGCACAACACTTGCATTTCATTAGATATGATTTTTCTGAATAGGGAGGGGCGAGTGACTCATCTTGTTAAAAGAGCACCAATCTTGACGGATACGCTTCAAGGGGTTGGAGCGATTTCCCTCTCTGTGCTTGAAGTCAATGCAGGATGGGCAGTTCAACACGGGGTTCAGTTAGGTCAGAGGGTTCTTTTTAAACCGTGCGTCCATGAAGGAGGATCTCAAAAATGCAATTCAACAGAATGGTAG
- the fabF gene encoding beta-ketoacyl-ACP synthase II — MERVVITGIGLVTPLGIGTRPSWEAIVEGKSGIGPITLFDASPFRARIAGEIKGWDPTLFIEKKKIKEMDRFAEFAMAAAISAFNDAELTLTDEEKNKAGCFIGVGLGGLHTLERTKVTLIEKGPSKISPYSIPGIIANLAAGQVSMLYGLRGPSYCTTSACSSGAHALGEAVSWIQRGHASIMIAGGAEATITPVGIGSFEAMMALSKQNENPQAASRPFDRNRDGFVCGEGAGVLVLESLSRAKKRGARIYAEIKGYGATSDAYHLTQPAPNGEGAQRAMQMALAEGRLSPQDIDYINAHGTSTPAGDIAESRAIAQVFGSHAFDKKLWVSSTKSMTGHLLGAAGALESAICALAIKEECVPPTINLDHPDPECTLDYVPHTARMRAIRHALNNSFGFGGTNCSLLLSYFSE, encoded by the coding sequence ATGGAACGCGTTGTCATCACTGGTATTGGTCTTGTGACTCCTTTAGGGATTGGTACCCGTCCAAGCTGGGAAGCAATTGTAGAAGGAAAAAGTGGAATTGGACCGATTACCTTGTTTGATGCTTCCCCTTTTCGAGCCCGCATTGCAGGAGAAATCAAAGGATGGGATCCCACCCTCTTCATTGAAAAGAAGAAGATCAAAGAAATGGATCGATTTGCAGAATTTGCAATGGCCGCTGCAATTTCTGCTTTCAATGATGCAGAGTTGACCCTAACCGATGAGGAGAAAAACAAGGCAGGGTGTTTTATTGGAGTAGGTCTAGGGGGGCTCCACACTCTTGAACGCACCAAGGTTACCTTAATTGAAAAAGGACCTTCTAAAATCAGTCCTTATTCCATACCAGGAATTATTGCTAACTTAGCAGCTGGACAGGTTTCTATGCTGTATGGATTGCGAGGGCCAAGCTATTGCACAACAAGTGCCTGTTCCAGTGGGGCACATGCTTTGGGAGAAGCTGTTTCCTGGATACAGCGAGGTCATGCTTCAATTATGATCGCAGGAGGTGCAGAAGCAACGATCACCCCAGTTGGGATCGGAAGTTTCGAAGCGATGATGGCTCTCTCCAAGCAAAATGAAAACCCTCAAGCTGCAAGCCGTCCTTTTGATCGCAATAGAGATGGGTTTGTCTGTGGAGAAGGCGCTGGTGTGCTTGTTTTGGAGTCACTCTCGCGAGCCAAAAAGCGCGGTGCTCGGATTTACGCTGAAATAAAAGGATATGGTGCAACCAGTGATGCCTATCATCTGACTCAACCTGCCCCCAACGGTGAAGGGGCTCAACGAGCGATGCAGATGGCTCTCGCGGAAGGCAGGCTCTCGCCTCAAGATATCGATTATATCAACGCCCACGGAACATCTACTCCTGCTGGCGATATTGCCGAATCGAGAGCAATCGCACAGGTATTCGGATCCCATGCATTTGATAAAAAATTGTGGGTCAGTTCTACCAAATCCATGACAGGGCATCTATTGGGTGCTGCAGGCGCACTTGAAAGCGCCATTTGTGCACTTGCGATTAAAGAAGAATGTGTTCCACCCACCATTAACCTTGATCATCCTGATCCTGAATGTACCCTCGATTACGTACCTCACACGGCACGCATGCGAGCGATTCGACATGCTCTTAACAATTCCTTTGGATTTGGTGGGACGAACTGTTCCCTTCTCCTTTCTTATTTTTCAGAGTAG
- the fabD gene encoding ACP S-malonyltransferase: MSIAWLFPGQGSQFPGMGRDLFEASHAAREIFKRADEALKQPLSELIFNGPEEELMLTSNAQPAIVTMSAAVLAALLERYHHPPLPSVAAGHSLGEYSALFAAQSVSFEDAVRLVRIRGEAMQKAVPVGVGSMIAALGLANDLLIELCKQASEGNETVSPANFNAPGQVVLAGYLPALERVQKLIQAAGGKVTPLKVSAPFHCPLMTPAAVKLKRALAEVPFQKPSFPVIANVDVQPHEEHDSIQARLIRQIDHPVQWEETIRLIESKGIQIALEIGPGKVLAGLVKRISPSISTFSLGDLQSFKKVDTLMEKYRVEYNPHEKLSS, encoded by the coding sequence ATGAGCATTGCGTGGCTTTTTCCAGGGCAAGGTTCTCAATTCCCAGGAATGGGACGAGATCTCTTCGAGGCCTCTCATGCTGCCAGAGAAATTTTTAAAAGAGCTGATGAAGCTCTCAAACAACCTTTGTCTGAGCTTATTTTCAATGGTCCTGAGGAAGAACTGATGCTCACTTCCAATGCACAACCCGCCATTGTCACAATGAGTGCGGCTGTGCTTGCTGCTCTTCTTGAGCGATATCACCATCCCCCTCTGCCCTCTGTTGCTGCTGGCCATTCCTTAGGAGAGTACTCTGCCCTATTCGCTGCCCAATCCGTCTCTTTTGAAGATGCAGTTCGACTCGTCCGCATTCGAGGGGAAGCTATGCAAAAGGCTGTTCCTGTCGGCGTGGGCTCTATGATCGCCGCCTTAGGATTGGCAAACGATCTTTTAATCGAGCTCTGCAAGCAAGCAAGTGAAGGGAATGAAACCGTAAGTCCAGCCAACTTTAACGCACCAGGACAAGTTGTGTTAGCAGGGTATCTCCCCGCTCTCGAGCGAGTTCAAAAATTAATCCAAGCAGCTGGAGGAAAGGTCACTCCGCTGAAGGTAAGTGCCCCTTTTCACTGCCCCCTGATGACTCCTGCGGCAGTGAAACTTAAACGAGCGCTCGCTGAAGTTCCCTTCCAAAAGCCAAGTTTCCCTGTGATCGCGAACGTGGACGTGCAACCGCACGAGGAACATGACTCGATTCAAGCACGCCTGATCAGGCAAATCGATCATCCTGTTCAATGGGAAGAGACTATACGACTCATAGAATCCAAAGGGATCCAAATTGCATTGGAAATAGGTCCAGGCAAAGTGCTCGCAGGACTTGTCAAACGGATCTCCCCCTCCATCTCTACATTTAGCTTAGGAGATCTCCAATCCTTTAAAAAAGTAGATACTTTAATGGAAAAATATAGGGTAGAATACAACCCTCACGAAAAGCTTTCTTCTTAA
- the nrdR gene encoding transcriptional regulator NrdR produces MKCPFCSHLESKVIDSRVSATGDSTRRRRECEDCARRFTTYERIEEILPYVIKKDGRRETFDRQKVMVGLKKACDKRAISLERLEVIADQIERELIDTGDKEISAQLIGEKVMAHLHEMDEVAYIRFASVYRHFRDINEFMEELKKMVNTGHIEAR; encoded by the coding sequence GTGAAATGCCCGTTCTGCTCGCATCTCGAGAGCAAAGTCATCGATTCAAGAGTATCAGCCACAGGTGACAGCACGCGCCGCCGTCGAGAATGTGAAGACTGTGCCCGACGCTTCACAACCTACGAGCGCATTGAAGAAATTTTACCCTATGTAATCAAAAAAGATGGGAGGCGGGAGACATTTGATCGCCAAAAAGTTATGGTCGGACTGAAAAAAGCTTGTGATAAACGAGCGATTTCGCTCGAACGGCTTGAAGTGATCGCAGATCAAATTGAGCGAGAGCTGATCGATACAGGAGATAAGGAAATCAGCGCACAATTAATAGGGGAAAAAGTGATGGCTCATCTCCATGAAATGGATGAGGTTGCATATATTCGCTTTGCAAGTGTTTACCGACACTTTCGGGACATTAACGAATTCATGGAAGAGCTAAAAAAAATGGTTAACACCGGTCATATTGAGGCAAGGTGA
- the purF gene encoding amidophosphoribosyltransferase has translation MNILIESQLTLCTTDRFHDACGVFGIYSHPEAATMTYLGLHALQHRGQESAGIVTADGNQFFIHRSMGLVQDVFNRNRLVQLKGSAAIGHVRYSTSGGSSLKNAQPFAVEYAHGSLAVCHNGNLINAEEIREELEAVGSLFQSTSDTEVLVHLVARSRESTFEDRIADALDRVQGAYSLLFLTDNALVGVRDPFGIRPLCLGAFAGNPQTFVFSSEPNAFELIGANHIRDVEPGEMVITDQQGLRSIFLKRPSQKKLCVFEYIYFARPDSSLHGRVVYEVRKALGRTLAEEYPVDADVIVPVPDSGLPAAIGYAATLKIPFEMGLIRSHYVGRTFIEPQQSIRHFGVRLKLSPVRKLLEGKRVVLVDDSLIRGTTAHKIVEMVRQVGVKEVHLRISSPPTRWPCYYGIDMPNREELIAAQASIEEIRAFLQVDSIQYLSLEGMARAVAGAQGDPNSFCHACFSGDYLYPVTSSPSQKRQLRLVGL, from the coding sequence GTGAATATTTTGATCGAGTCTCAATTGACGCTTTGTACAACCGATCGTTTTCATGATGCATGTGGAGTCTTCGGCATCTATTCTCATCCAGAAGCTGCCACCATGACCTATTTAGGACTTCATGCGTTGCAGCATCGTGGTCAGGAATCTGCTGGGATTGTTACAGCCGATGGAAATCAGTTCTTCATTCATCGCTCTATGGGGCTTGTCCAGGATGTATTTAATCGAAACCGTCTTGTTCAGTTGAAGGGGAGTGCTGCAATTGGTCATGTGCGCTATTCTACTTCAGGGGGTTCCTCTCTTAAAAACGCTCAACCTTTTGCAGTGGAATATGCTCATGGTTCGCTTGCTGTCTGTCATAATGGAAACCTAATCAACGCTGAGGAAATCCGAGAAGAACTGGAGGCGGTTGGATCGCTCTTTCAATCGACTTCCGATACAGAGGTTCTTGTGCATTTGGTGGCTCGCAGTCGAGAGTCGACCTTTGAAGATCGCATTGCGGATGCGCTTGATCGCGTGCAGGGAGCTTACTCCCTTTTGTTTTTAACGGATAATGCATTGGTAGGAGTGCGTGATCCGTTTGGGATCAGGCCTCTTTGCTTAGGAGCTTTTGCTGGGAATCCTCAAACATTTGTATTTTCAAGTGAACCCAATGCGTTTGAGCTAATTGGGGCGAACCATATTCGGGATGTCGAGCCTGGAGAAATGGTGATCACAGATCAGCAAGGTCTTCGTTCGATTTTCCTTAAAAGACCCTCTCAGAAAAAGTTATGTGTTTTCGAATACATTTATTTTGCTCGACCTGATTCTTCTTTACATGGACGTGTTGTCTATGAAGTTCGGAAGGCGTTGGGGCGGACTCTTGCTGAAGAGTATCCTGTCGATGCAGATGTGATCGTGCCTGTACCTGACTCTGGCCTCCCTGCTGCTATCGGATATGCAGCTACTTTAAAAATCCCTTTTGAAATGGGACTTATCCGCTCTCACTATGTAGGACGCACTTTTATCGAACCTCAGCAATCAATCCGCCATTTCGGAGTGAGATTAAAGCTGAGCCCTGTTCGCAAACTCCTTGAGGGGAAACGGGTGGTTCTCGTCGATGATTCCTTAATTCGAGGGACTACAGCTCATAAGATTGTGGAGATGGTGAGGCAAGTGGGAGTTAAAGAAGTCCATCTGCGTATTTCAAGTCCACCTACTCGGTGGCCTTGCTATTACGGGATCGATATGCCCAATCGGGAGGAATTGATTGCAGCGCAAGCTTCTATTGAGGAAATCCGAGCTTTTCTTCAGGTTGACTCTATTCAGTATTTATCCCTAGAGGGAATGGCGCGTGCAGTAGCAGGAGCTCAAGGGGATCCTAACAGTTTCTGCCATGCCTGTTTTTCTGGAGATTACCTTTATCCGGTTACTTCTTCTCCCAGTCAGAAGCGGCAGCTCAGGCTCGTTGGCTTATGA
- the acpP gene encoding acyl carrier protein — translation MVEKAVNEANSESKGTRDVASEVKRIIKDQLDVDDKDIKPGSSFIDDLGADSLGLVEVVLALEEAFEIDIPDEDTVKISTVQDAIDYIEEHTKKRLT, via the coding sequence ATGGTAGAAAAGGCTGTAAACGAAGCGAACTCTGAAAGCAAAGGGACACGAGATGTCGCCTCTGAAGTCAAGCGGATTATCAAGGATCAGCTTGATGTGGATGATAAAGATATTAAACCAGGGTCTTCCTTTATCGATGATCTCGGTGCTGACTCACTGGGTCTGGTAGAAGTCGTGCTCGCACTCGAAGAAGCGTTCGAAATCGATATTCCCGATGAAGACACGGTGAAAATTAGCACAGTCCAAGACGCTATCGATTATATCGAAGAACATACCAAGAAGCGTCTAACGTAA
- a CDS encoding YceD family protein, protein MHDFVISLHDLDAGGREFTFPLHVDWVQQSLEGYQVIPTPTEGEACVRASKSGQDIVIHGSLHAQVVVPCARCLQDTTIALEPTITALFVPASGSRHAYKDQEEYEFLQEEADLISYEGETIVLNQLIRDELILSLPMIPLCSEACPGIISTDFINESVQEYLDPVDPRLLPLLKLKEIISHNPPKE, encoded by the coding sequence ATGCATGATTTTGTAATCTCTTTGCACGATCTCGATGCGGGAGGCAGAGAGTTCACTTTTCCCCTCCACGTTGACTGGGTTCAACAAAGCTTGGAAGGATATCAAGTGATTCCTACCCCAACAGAGGGCGAAGCGTGTGTGCGTGCTTCGAAAAGCGGGCAAGATATCGTAATTCACGGCTCTTTACACGCTCAGGTAGTTGTTCCCTGCGCACGTTGTCTTCAAGATACAACGATCGCCCTCGAGCCTACCATTACAGCTTTGTTTGTCCCCGCATCAGGTTCTAGGCATGCCTACAAAGACCAAGAGGAATATGAATTTCTCCAAGAAGAAGCAGATCTGATCTCCTATGAAGGGGAAACAATTGTCCTCAATCAGCTCATTCGAGATGAGCTTATTCTCTCTCTCCCCATGATTCCCTTGTGTTCTGAAGCATGCCCAGGTATTATCTCTACAGACTTTATTAACGAAAGTGTACAAGAATACCTGGATCCCGTAGATCCACGATTGCTGCCTCTTCTCAAATTAAAAGAAATCATTTCTCATAACCCTCCTAAGGAATAA
- a CDS encoding beta-ketoacyl-ACP synthase III, which produces MRSRVVGTGHYLPPKILTNAHLEKTLDTTDAWITERTGIKQRHIAEQSMTTSEMASSAAKSALAAAGLQATDLDMIIVGTVTPDYPMPATAVFVQQQIGAKFCPAFDISAACAGFIFGLSIADQFIRSGAMKYILVIGVELLSKVVNWQDRSTCVLFGDGAGAVILGAHAHQEEKYPTGILSHHMSTDGSLASLLMIPAGGTAFPITEQHLNEQKHKVFMQGQDIFKVAIKNLHSATLKVIEKAGISLSDVDWICAHQANIRILNLLLSRLSLPAHKVLMNIDRVGNTSSASIPILLDENLRNETIKKGDLVLMCGLGAGISWGSILLRI; this is translated from the coding sequence ATGCGCTCTCGTGTTGTTGGTACAGGCCATTACCTGCCTCCTAAGATTCTCACAAACGCTCACTTGGAAAAGACACTTGATACCACAGATGCTTGGATCACAGAGCGGACAGGCATTAAGCAGCGCCATATTGCTGAACAATCGATGACAACCAGTGAAATGGCTTCCTCCGCTGCAAAATCAGCCTTGGCTGCAGCTGGTCTTCAAGCCACTGACCTCGATATGATCATTGTCGGAACAGTGACTCCCGACTATCCTATGCCCGCGACTGCGGTATTCGTGCAGCAGCAAATCGGAGCTAAATTTTGCCCGGCTTTTGATATCAGTGCAGCATGCGCAGGATTCATTTTCGGTCTCTCTATAGCCGATCAGTTCATTCGCAGTGGAGCGATGAAATACATTCTCGTTATAGGGGTTGAGCTCCTTTCTAAGGTGGTGAATTGGCAAGACCGAAGCACCTGTGTACTTTTTGGAGATGGGGCAGGAGCTGTTATTCTAGGAGCACATGCACATCAAGAAGAGAAATATCCCACAGGAATCCTCTCGCACCATATGTCAACGGACGGATCCTTGGCTTCCCTATTGATGATTCCTGCAGGGGGGACCGCGTTTCCCATCACAGAACAGCATCTTAATGAGCAGAAGCATAAAGTGTTTATGCAGGGGCAAGATATTTTCAAAGTTGCCATCAAAAATCTGCACTCCGCAACTCTCAAGGTGATTGAGAAAGCGGGGATATCTCTATCTGATGTCGATTGGATCTGCGCACACCAAGCCAATATACGGATCCTCAATCTTTTGCTCAGTCGTCTCTCCTTGCCCGCACATAAGGTACTGATGAATATCGATCGAGTAGGCAACACTTCCAGCGCTTCAATTCCCATACTATTGGATGAGAACCTACGCAACGAAACGATTAAAAAAGGGGACCTCGTATTAATGTGTGGGCTGGGGGCAGGAATCTCATGGGGGAGCATTTTATTAAGAATATAA
- the def gene encoding peptide deformylase, whose protein sequence is MAIHTILQYPDQRLRQEAAPIETITPEIHQLIDDMAETMYSASGAGLAATQIGKPLQLFLVDTAEEHQKSDLRTFINPVILSKEGVINSTEGCLSFPGARVNIDRAASIVVQAQDRQGNAFELTASGFLAIAIQHEYDHLTGTLIIDRVGPLQKRMLHRKMITRSVNHSTNQYPNHVVGISRAFM, encoded by the coding sequence ATGGCAATTCACACTATTCTTCAATATCCTGATCAACGGCTACGTCAAGAAGCAGCACCTATTGAAACAATCACTCCCGAGATTCACCAACTGATCGACGATATGGCAGAGACGATGTATTCAGCCTCAGGCGCAGGACTGGCAGCGACTCAGATTGGAAAGCCGCTGCAACTCTTTTTGGTAGATACCGCTGAGGAACATCAAAAAAGTGATTTGCGGACTTTTATCAACCCAGTCATTCTTTCAAAAGAAGGAGTCATTAATTCTACAGAAGGATGCCTTAGCTTTCCAGGCGCAAGAGTTAATATCGATCGTGCTGCTTCTATAGTGGTGCAAGCTCAAGATAGACAAGGAAACGCTTTTGAACTAACTGCCTCAGGTTTCTTGGCTATAGCGATTCAACACGAGTACGACCACCTCACCGGAACATTGATCATCGATCGCGTAGGCCCCTTGCAAAAGCGGATGCTACATCGAAAAATGATAACTCGAAGCGTTAATCATTCCACAAACCAGTATCCTAACCATGTGGTTGGGATTTCACGGGCCTTCATGTAG